GTCGGCGACCCGTCGGTCGCCACCGACGCGGTCAGCGTCGCGGCCAGCGTGACCAGGCAGACCTGGCTGGCCAACTACGGCTCGGTGACCCGCAAGCGGCAGCAGCTGTTCCCGTTCTCGTCGCGGGGCCCGCGCGAGGACGGCGGTTTCAAGCCGAACCTCGCCGCGCCCGGCTCGGCCATCTCCGCGGTGCCGACCTGGGAGCCGGTGGCCGGCCTGGACACCGTCGGCTACCACCTGCCGATCGGTTACGCCATGGAGAACGGCACCTCGATGGCCGCACCGCAGGCCACCGGTGGCGCGGCCCTGCTGCTCTCGGCCGCCAAGCAGAACAAGATCAAGGCGACGCCGGCCCAGCTGCGCCGGGCGTTGTACTCGACGGCCGACCCGATCCCCGGCGAGCAGGCCTACGAGCAGGGTTACGGCCAGATGGACGTGCCGGCCTCGTGGAAGCTGCTCACCCGGATCTCCGACGTGCGGTCCTACACCGCCTCGGCGCCGGTCTGCACCCCGCTCGCGCAGTACCTGAGCACGCCGAACGTCGGCACCGGCATCTACAACCGGTGCGCGGCGTCGGAGGGCGGCTTCACCGCCGGGCAGAGCAAGTGGGTGTCGCTGTCGCTGACCCGCACCAGCGGCCCGGACCGGACCGTGCCGCACCGGATCTCGGTGCTCGGTGACCGCGGCGCGTTCCTGACGACACCGCTGGTCGGGCTGCCGCTGAACAAGACCGTCAAGATCCCGGTACGGGTCACCGCCCGCCAGGGCGTCACCAGCGCCCTGCTGAAGGTGGACGACCCGGCCACCCCGGCGGTCGACTTCGAGGTGCTGAACACCGTGGTCACCGGGGTGCGGGCGACGGCGCCGTCGTACGCCGGCACCTTCTCCGGCGCCGTCGACCGCAACTCCACCACCTCGTACTTCGTCACCGTGCCGGCCGGCGCCACCTCGCTGCAGGTGGACCTGGGCGGTCTGGCGGCCGGTTCGCAGACCCGGTGGATCGCGATCAACCCGTACGGCGTCCCGGTCGAGCCGACCTCCAGCCTGGGCTGTTACACCAACTTCTCCGACCCGGCGGCCTGCAAGCCGGAGGAGCGCTCCTACGACAACCCGATGCCCGGTGTCTGGGAGCTGGAGGTCGAGTCCCGCCGCACGTCGCCGCTGCTCAGCAACCCGTTCACGCTGACCGCCAAGGTGCAGGGCGTGACAGTGACGCCGGAGACGGTCACCCTGCCGACCGCGCGGGTGGGCACCCCGGCCCCGGTGAGCTGGACGGTCACCAACCGGTTCGGCCCGCTGACCGTCACCCCGCAGGGCGGCCCGCTGGGCAGCTCGCTGGCCCAGCGGCCGACCATCGCCGAGGGCGCGGTGCAGGACTACACCGTCACCGTGCCGGACGGCGCGACCCGGCTCAGCGTCGCCATCGGCAAGACCGCCGACCCCGCCGCCGACCTGGACCTGTACCTCTACGACGCCAACCACGTCGAGAAGGGCCGATCCGCCGACGGCGACTCGGAGGAGGCGGTGACGCTGAACGCGCCGGCCGCCGGTACGTACACCGTGGAGGTCCGGGGGTACTCGGTGCCCAGCGGCTCCACCGAGTACGACTACCGCGACACGTACTACAGCGCGGCGCTCGGCACCGTGAGCGCGCCGGGCACCCCTGTCGCGCTGGCGGTCGGGGCGAGCGCCACGATCACCGGCACGGTCACCGTGGCCGCGGTCCCGCCGGCCGGGCGGCGCCTCTCCGGTGAGGTGGCGTTCGTGACCGACGAGGGCGCCGTGGTCGGCCACGGCGCCGTCACCATCGAGAACGTCACCGAATAAACGGTTTGGTGACCACTTCCTCCGCCTTGCGCGCCGCGATCAGGATCGGATCCCAGACCGGCGCGTAAGGCGGGGCATAACCCAGGTCCAACCCGGTCATCTCGCTGACCGTCATCCCGTTCCACACCGCCACCGCGAACGCGTCGATCCGCTTGGCCGCCTCGGCCCGGCCGACGATCTGGGCGCCGAGCAGCACCCCGGTGTCCCGCTCGGCGATCACCTTGACCGTCATCGGGACCGCGCCGGGGAAGTAGCCGGCCCGGTTGGTCGACTCGACGGTGGCGGTGACCGCGGCGAACCCGGCCTGCGCCGCCTCCCGCGAGCTCAGGCCGGTGCGGGCCACCTCCAGGTCGCAGAGCTTGGTCACCGCGGTGCCGATCACGCCGGGGAAGGTGGCGTACCCGCCGCCGATGTTGATCCCGGCGACCCGGCCCTGCTTGTTGGCGTGCGTGCCGAGCGGCACGTGCACCGGGCGCCTGCTGATCCGATGGTGTACCT
This window of the Actinoplanes oblitus genome carries:
- a CDS encoding S8 family serine peptidase, whose translation is MRQPSRWGRRTFTSVLAIGLAAGVTTVSGSLPAAAAPAPVADDTAPATEGVTPKESPADTLGSHDAGLLSEAVAEHRPSVTLIIATDQGKAADVASRVKGLGGVVAQRFDQVGYLLAAVPTGKVLNAAKLPGVAAVDLDETVRVPQPDLAGDPKAAKQADVPSGPDASTPADNPYLPVGETGSVDFKRRHPSYDGRGVTIGVMDTGVDLAHPALQTTTTGERKIVDWVTATDPLVENDATWRAMLTEVTGPSFAYQGATWTAPPGTWRINRFSEAITKASEPAGDVNRDGDTTDVWGILYDPVSHDIRVDVNQNLDFTDDAVMRPYREKFDVNYFGVDNPATEVAERMPFVVEYREDVDLTPAGLPGQVADFVNIGIPEGLHASHVAGIAAGNDLFGNRDFDGQAPGAKIVSARACSWGGGCTAAALTTGMVDLVVNRHVDVVNLSIGGLPALNDGSSAQSQLYQELITKYGVQLFISAGNSGSGVNTVGDPSVATDAVSVAASVTRQTWLANYGSVTRKRQQLFPFSSRGPREDGGFKPNLAAPGSAISAVPTWEPVAGLDTVGYHLPIGYAMENGTSMAAPQATGGAALLLSAAKQNKIKATPAQLRRALYSTADPIPGEQAYEQGYGQMDVPASWKLLTRISDVRSYTASAPVCTPLAQYLSTPNVGTGIYNRCAASEGGFTAGQSKWVSLSLTRTSGPDRTVPHRISVLGDRGAFLTTPLVGLPLNKTVKIPVRVTARQGVTSALLKVDDPATPAVDFEVLNTVVTGVRATAPSYAGTFSGAVDRNSTTSYFVTVPAGATSLQVDLGGLAAGSQTRWIAINPYGVPVEPTSSLGCYTNFSDPAACKPEERSYDNPMPGVWELEVESRRTSPLLSNPFTLTAKVQGVTVTPETVTLPTARVGTPAPVSWTVTNRFGPLTVTPQGGPLGSSLAQRPTIAEGAVQDYTVTVPDGATRLSVAIGKTADPAADLDLYLYDANHVEKGRSADGDSEEAVTLNAPAAGTYTVEVRGYSVPSGSTEYDYRDTYYSAALGTVSAPGTPVALAVGASATITGTVTVAAVPPAGRRLSGEVAFVTDEGAVVGHGAVTIENVTE